Part of the Imperialibacter roseus genome, GATTGCCGATGCGCTCATATCAGAGGGAGGCGAAGACCTGGGCAAGGTAAAGCTGATTTTCCCCAACCGCAGGGCGGGCCTGTTCCTGCGCAGGGCGTTGGCACGAAAGATCAAGAACCCCGTGTGGGCGCCGGAAATATACAGCCTTGAGGACTTCCTGTTTCAATACACCGACGTCCAAATTGCCGATAAGCTGACACTTGTGTACGAGATGTACAGCGCTTACCGAAAGGTTAACCCTGAAGCGGAATCGCTGGAAAAGTTCTTTTTCTGGGGCGAAGTGCTGGTGGGAGACTTTGAGGATATTGACCAATACCTTGTGGAGCCAGACCATCTCTTTCAAAGTATTCAGACCCAGAAGGAGCTCGACGATGCTTTTGCCTACCTGGGCGATGAAGAGCGGCTGGTGATTCAGTCGTTCTGGAAGAGTTTTATGCCTCAGGCCAAAGGAGACCAGCTTCATTTTTTGAAAACATGGAGGCTGCTGGTGCCTATCTACCAGGATTACCGCAAGCGGCTTGCTGACAGGAAGCTTGCCTACAAGGGCATGGTATATCGCAGCATTGCTGAGGCCTGCAATGCTGATACTTTCAATCCTGCCCAGGGCGATTCGCAGTTTTGGTTCGCTGGCTTCAATGCGCTGACTTCTGCCGAAGAGGCTGTGCTGAAGTACTTTGTGAGAGAAACCAACGCCCGCATTTTCTGGGACATGGACGATTACTACGTCCGTTCCGGGCAGCAGGAGTCGGGCCAGTTTTTCCGTCAGTACAAAGAAGATACGTTGCTGGGCAAAACCTTCCCGGAGGAGATTCCGGCGAATTTCGAAAAACCAAAACAAATCGATGCTATTGGCGTGTCGCTGGAAATAGGGCAGGCCAAGTATGTGGGCGAGCGCCTGGAGGAGCTGGCAAAAGATGCGTCGTGGGTACCTGAAGAAACGGTCGTGGTCATGCCCATGGAACATTTCCTGTTCCCGGTGCTCAATTCCCTGCCGGAAGAAGTGAAGCAGGTGAACATCACCATGGGCTATCCGCTGAAGGATACGCCACTTTTTGGTTTGCTGGATGCCGTGCTCGACCTACGCAAGAACACGAGGACAAAGAGAGATGGCGACAAAGCCTTCGAAGCCTATTCCTACAGGGATGTCCTGGCGATTTTGAGACATCCTTATGTTTTCTCCACGGTTACGAAAGAAGCAAGCAGCCTCATTTATACCATCGAAAAAGACAATATCATCTCACTTGATAAAGCTGATTTTGCTGATGCCGGAAGTTTTATCAAGACGTTGTTCTATTCGGAAGCGTCGCCGCTTGACCATTTGCTTGCACTACTGAATCTCTTATACGATTCGCTTCAGGAGAACCAGCCGGAACAGGGTGGTCTCGAACAGACTAATCTGGAACAGACTAATCTGGAACAGACTAATCTGGAACAGACTAATCTGGAACAAGAGTATATCATCAAGTTCCATGAACAGCTAATGCGGTTGAAAACGCTGCTTGTCGGCAACGAGGCTCCTGACGTGACTCTTTTCCAAAAGCTGTTCCGAAAGGTGGCGCAGTCGGTGCGGATTCCTTTCAGCGGCGAACCACTCAAAGGACTGCAGGTGATGGGCGTGCTCGAAACGAGGAACCTCGACTTCAAACAGGTGTTTGTGCTTGGTATGAACGAAGGATACTGGCCGGCGGAGGCTGCTACGCAGTCTTTTGTGCCTTACAACCTCAGGAAAGGCTTTGGGCTGCCCACCTTTGATCAGCAGGATGCCTTCTACAGCTACCTGTTTTATCGCCTGCTGCAAAGGGCCGAAAAGGTTACCTTCCTGCACAATACCAGTAACGAAACCAACCTGAAAGGAGAGCAGAGCCGCCTGCTGTACCAGCTCAAATACGAGACTGTGCATGGTGCAAGCATTCAATATAAATCGTTAAGCAGCGACGTCGCCATCAGCGTACCTCAACCGATTCTGATACGAAAGACGAATGAGGTACTGGCAAGGCTTGGTGAGTTTTTGGTGACTGACGATGAATCCGCTGCTCACCAAAGATTGTCGCCATCCGCCCTCAATACCTACCTCGACTGTCGTTTGCGCTTTTACTTCCGCCACGTGGCCAGGCTCTATGAACCGGAAGAGGTACAGGCCGAGATTGATCCGGCCGTTTTCGGCAACATCCTTCACCATGCCCTGGAGTTTCTGTATGCCGATTTCATAAAAAAGAAAGGCTCCAGGCAAATTGATAAAGCCGATTTTGATAGCATAAGAAAAGGTGTTCCTGAAGCATTGCAAAAGGCCTTTGAAATGCACTACAGCCTGGGCACTGGCAAGCAGTTCAAAGCTGAGGGGCGAAACCTCATTGCACAGTCGATCGCCAAAAAGCTGACGATGGAGATATTGAAGAACGACGAGGGCTATGCACCGTTCGAAATACTTGGTTTGGAGTTGGATGAGCTTCCACTTGATTTTCAGCTAACGGGTGTGCGAAAAGTAAAACTGAAAGGTATCATCGACAGGGTCGACAGCAAAGAGGGCCTGGTGCGGGTGATGGACTATAAAAGCGGCGCAGACAACAAGGTTTTTTATGGGATAGAAACGCTCTTCGACCGGGAACACCCGAAACGAAACAAAGCTGCCATGCAGACCTTCTATTACGGCATGCTTTATCTCGATAAAAACGCCGTTGCCGAAGACATCAAAGTGCTGGCAGGGCTGTACAATAGCAGGGAGCTTTTCAACGACAATTTCCAGGTGGAGCTTGAGCTAAAGGCGGAAGGGTCGAGAGGGAAGGGTACACTGGTACAGGACATCAGGCCTTTTATGCCCGAATTTCTGGGTGGACTAAAAACGTTGCTTGAAGAAATATTTGACGAGGAAACACCCTTCGATCAGACCGATGATCTGAAGAAGTGCAAAAATTGCCCCTACAACTCCATTTGCCATAGAGATTGACTCAACAACAACAAAAAAGCCCTCTCCAGAGGAGAGAGCTTTTTGCAACTAATACTAATCAACCTAACCTTTATCTTTAGATGCCATTGGCAATGACATTGAGTGTCAATTGAACGCCGGCCTGTATCTCAACATTGTTGAGCAGGTCCACATTAGTTTCGCTTTCGGCATCGATCATTCCGTTAAGTTCCATCTCGCCTGCTTCATTCTCTTCATATGAAGCAAAGTGAAACTCATACTCCCCCTCTTCAAGAAAGTAGAAACTAAAAGATTTTGTCAGGGCTCCATGTATTTCAGAAGAAGCAACTGCTTTTTTGAATTGGATGCTGGCGTCTTCCTCAGCTTCCTGGCTTTCGTTAAAGCTACCTTTTTTGTAGGCATAAACGATCACCTTTTCGTCGGCAGCAATTTGCCCGTCATAATTTCCTTTCACGCTACCACTATTGTCTTCATCGGCAAACCTCAGGTACCCATCAAGGTCAGACTTGCTAACAAAGCTAAAACTTGAAGCACTACCAGCATCAGACTCTCTAATGAACTTTCTCAAGTCAAAATCAAGCACGACCGTAGATTTTGCATCAGCCATTACTCGGCTAGTACCTTTGAATGTATATTCGCTTTTTTCACCAGCACTACTTGCAAGTTTGTGTTTCGTTCCGTCGGACATTTCTACGTAGGAACCAGGCATATCTCCATCTTCGTCCATTTCAGAATCAATCTCTAGCGTGATGTTTTGATACGACTTTGCCGTAAACCTGTCTGTGGCAAGCACTTCAGTCTTTCCATTCTGCAGGGCCATTATGTCGATGGTCTTCGGGCCTTCAAACCCTTCTACCACCTGGCCATCTACTTTTACATTTGTTACAGTCACAAATACGGCTTCTATGCCATCATTGTCGGCCGGAGCATCAGTTACTTGTATCTCCATGCTACCTTCACCCAGGTTTTCGTCTCCCTCCTTATTACAGCTTGTAAATGCTAAAACACTTAACGAAAGAAGGCCGGTGGCCCACATTGACATAACTGAATTTTTTCTTTTCCACATAGCTTTTAATTTTTGGTTCATGCCCTTACCAACGTAGCTAAGGTAGAGTTGTTGTGGAAAAGTATAAAATAATATAAAAATAGTTATATTTTATCAATGAATCACTTGATTATATCTGTATCTAAGTGTCTAATTTATAGGTGCTTATATTTTTTTGAATCGATTTGGAACCTGACGATTACTTTTTATGGCTTTAGAAGAAGAAATGGAACCCAAACTTGATAAATAAAAAAAGTCCTCCCCAATGGGGAAGACTTTTTATGACAACTAATACTAATCAACCTAACCTTAACTTTTATACTCCATAGCTGGGACGTTCACATGAGTGAACAAATGGATTCATATATGCTGTTTAACAGTTAGTCTCTTTTTGATTGTCTACCTATTTCCAATTTCAGTGACAACCTATACAACTCTAACGAGTCTGAATCATTTATGTTATACGAAAAGTATAAAAAAAAATTAAATTATTTATATTTATAGATAAAAATTTTCTGTTGCCGGACGAGCGGATGCATAGCTGTTACAAAAGGACAAAAAGCTATTTAGAGGTTTATTGGCGGCTAACGCCAAAAGCCGTGACAAGCCAGCCAGAAATAAAGAATAGGCCACCAAAGGGAGTAATAATGCCCAGATACGCAAGGCTGGGGGCCAGGCACAACGTATAAAGAGAGCCACTGAAGAGAAGGATGCCAGCCAGAAAAGAATTGGCAGACCAACTGAGGTACTTGTTGTTGAAGCGCAATTGGAGCAAGCCAACCACCAGCAAAGCGAATGTGTGATAAAAATGATACCGAACGGCAGTTTCAAAGGTGTCGAACCGGCCAATTTCCAACAAATGTGCTTTGAGGGAGTGAGCGCCGAAGGCTCCGATGCCTACAGCAAGTGCGCCGAAGACGGAAGCTACGATAAGGGTTCTTTTGGCGTTTTTGTTGACTGAATCTGACATGATTGATCTGCTGCTGCGTGGTGTTGAGACAAACTATGACTTAGGCTGAATAATTCCTTTGACCAAAAATGGCACTTCCCACACGCACCATCGTGCTGCCCTCTTCAATGGCAAGCTGGTAATCTCCACTCATGCCCATGGATAATTCAGCCATAATGACTCTTGTGTGGTTAACTGTCGATTTCAATTCTCCGAAAAGTGCCTTTAAATGGCGGAACTCTTTTTTAACCTGCTCCTCACTTTCCGTATTGGTAGCCATGCCCATCAGGCCCACAATACGAACGTTAGGCAGGCCGTCCAATACCTCTGGGCTTAGCAGCTGTCTCGCTTCATCATCCGACAGCCCAAACTTAGTTTCTTCCTCCGCAATGTGCACCTGTAGCAAACAGTCGATCACCCGATTGGTTTTTTTCGCTTCCTTGTCGATGGTTCTTAATAGCTTTTCGCTGTCCACGCTGTGAATTAGGTGGACAAATGGGGCAATGTATTTTACTTTATTAGTCTGCAGATGCCCAATTAAATGCCAGTGTATGTCTTTTGGCATCTCTTCATGTTTTTCTACCATTTCCTGCACCTTATTTTCACCAAACTCTCGCTGTCCTGCTTCGTAAGCCTTCATAATGAGGCTTACGGGCTTTGTTTTGCTTACCGCAATCAACTTAGCTTTGTTTTGATCGATGGTGCTTAAAAAAGTTTGAAGATTTCTGCCAATATCAATATCCATTTTTTAGCGATTTTCGTAATCCAAAATTAATCAAGGGAGTTACTGATTCCATGTTTTGTTGTGTAACTTTCTAATTAAATTCAATTGCTGGCGGTTTATGGAGATAATAGGAAAGCTATTAAAGAAGGGAATTAGACTGAGGGAAAGTTTGGAACAGGACTACTCGTTTCCGGCCGACCTTCAGAAGATGGAGCTAAGGAAATTATTGATACAGGCCCGAGGCACAGAATTTGGTCAGGCCTATCATTTCAATGAGCTTTTGACCAGCTTCAAGCACAAACACAGCGATCACTTTTACGACGAGTTTAAAAGAAACATTCCTGTTCATAATTATAGCAGCATGTATGCCAACTGGTGGCACAAGCTGATGCAGGGAAAGCCGGATGTGTGCTGGCCGGGAAAGGTAAAGTACTTTGCGCTTAGCTCGGGCACTTCGGAGTCGGCCTCGAAGCACATTCCTGTCACTAAGGACATGATCAAGTCTATCCAGAGAACCAGCATCAGACAAATCCTTACTCTTTCCAAGTACAATGTGTCCGACGAAGTGTTTTCGGCCGGTATATTGATGCTGGGCGGCAGCACGCAACTTCAGCGAAATGGATCTTATTTTGAGGGGGACTTGAGCGGTATCACAGCCGGGCAAATTCCTTTCTGGTTCCAGCATTTCTATAAGCCGGGTAAGCGGATTGCTAAGACGAGGGACTGGAATGAAAAAATTGAAGAGATTACCTTAAAGGCGAAGGATTGGGACATAGGCATCATTTCAGGGGTGCCGGCGTGGCTTCAAATCCTTATGGAAAGGATCATTGACCATTACAAAGTCAAAACCATCCACGATATCTGGCCGAACCTGACCATTTTTGTTCATGGTGGCGTTTCGATGGATCCCTATCGAAAAAGCTTTGAAAAATTGCTGGCCAAGCCCCTCATTTACATGGAAACCTATCTGGCTTCCGAGGGTTTCTTTGGCTTCCAGTACATCCCTTTCTCAAAATCGATGCGATTGGTGCTGAACAATGGCATCTTCTATGAATTCATTCCTTTCAACGAAACCAACTTCACAGCCGAGGGAGAAATGGTCGATAACCCGCAAACCTATAAAATCGACGAAGTAGAGGAAGGGAAAGAGTATGCATTGCTCATTTCTACCAATTCGGGCTCCTGGCGATACCTGATTGGCGACACGATCAAGTTTGTGTCAAAAGACGACTGTGAGATCATGATCACTGGCCGAACCAAGCATTTCCTCAGCCTCTGCGGCGAGCATTTGTCGATGGACAATATGAACAAAGCTGTGGAGCTGGTGTCGGATGAGCTGAATATCCGGGTGAAGGAGTTTACAGTCACCGGCGAAAAGTACGGGTCGCTCTTTGCCCATCGGTGGTACATAGGCATTGAAGACGAAACCGACCCAAAGCTGTTCAAAGAAAAGCTGGATGCCAGGCTGAAGGAGATCAACGATGACTACAAAGTGGAGCGCACTGCTGCCCTGAAAGAGATTTTTGTGGAGCTGATTCCATCGCAACTCTTCTACAAATGGATGAAAGCGCAGGGTAAAGAGGGCGGTCAAAACAAATTTCCACGTGTATTGAAAAAGGAAAAGCTGGAAAGCTGGAAGGCCTTTTTGGTGGAGGAGAATGTGGAATTAAAGGGTGGTTGAAAAAAAAGTTACCCGCCAAATACAACCTTTGGGCTTTCCTGATGTTAACCAGGCATGAAACCATTAGCCTGCTTCCTTTTGATTTTTTTATTTCACACGGTTATTGGCCAGCAGCCCGACGGCGCACTGGAAGCGGTTGCTTCGTGGCAGGCGTTGGATAGTAATAGAGTTAAAATTACCACCACCGGTATGTGTATTCTCGGTGGTTGGGCGCTCGGCAATCTTACCGTAAACCCCATATTGCAAGCCAAAGCTGAAGGCTCCCAAAAGTACTTCTATCAAATGAATTCAATTTGGAATGTCGTTAACCTTGGTCTTGCTGGTGCTTCTTTGTGGCAAAGCATGAGAGGAAATGCCGGTGCCGCCGACTGGCAAGCAGCTTATAGCGAGCAACATTCAGTTGAGAGAATATTTCTGGTCAATACGGCCCTGGATGTGGCCTATATGTCTGGTGGGCTTTATATGATAGAGAGATCAAAAAATGCATTGAAGCAGTCCGATAGACTGAATGGCTTCGGCAAGGGAGTGCTTCTTCAGGGTGGTTTTTTGTTTGTTTTTGATTTGAGTATATACCTGGTTCAGCATAGCGCCCAAAAAGATTGGGCCCGAATTCTACAAAATGTAAACCTCGGGCCCGAAGGAATTGGGATGATTATTCCGCTGAGGTAATCATGGGAATTCTTACCTCAGCTTTGCTCTTCAGTATCCTTCCGTTCATCATCCCACCTTGTATCACACCAATTCTTCCAGCGGTTTTTGTACTTTTCTCTCTCTTCTTCCGACATATTTTTCCAGCGGTGTTTCCAGTAGTCGCTCCTGTTATTGCTTTGTTTGTGCCCCTTACCGCCATGAAATCCACCAAAGAGAATTTTTGACAGGATAGTAATGGCTATTGCTTGCCAGAATGTGATGGTGCTAATGCCAAACAGAGCTGGAAGGGTATAGTTCCAAAGTGTCATGACAACAAAGCCAAACACGAACACGAAAAGCGGCACAAGCACGATGATCAGGCCTATCTTCTTCGCCCAGTGTTTACCACGGTTGAACTTATTTTCAGTATACATAACTATGTTATTTTAATTCATTAATTCATTGTAAAGCGGCAGTAGCTTTTTTCTAAGGTGCTGCACTGCGTATCGTTTCCTTGATATCAAAGTTTTGATGTTCTCTCCTGTCAGGTCTGACATTTCCTGGAAAGTCATATCTTCTATTTCGTTCCAGATAAAGACTTGCTGCTGATTGACAGGGAGCTCCTCAAGCGCTGCGAAAAGCTCTTTTCTGAAAATTTCCTTCAGGTTTTCAAGCTCAGGCACATCTTCCTCCGATGGCAAAAGGTCTCTCAGCATGTAATCGCCGTCGCCATCATCTTCGAAGGCCTGATCATCCAGAAGATCAACCTTCTTCTTTCGGTAGTTGTCGGTAATCTTGTTTCTGGCTACCCGGAATAGCCAGGCATTTACCTGCTCTATCGACTCCACATCAACCAGGTTACTGAATTGATACCACACCTCCTGCGTGATATCTTCAGCCTCTTCCAGCGTTCGAACCCTCGATCTGATGAAACCAAACAGACGTTTCCCGTATTGCTTTAACGCTTCAGCAATGTTTTGAGATCTTCTTTCGGTCATTGTGAGTGAAACAGGTTCGTTCATCAAATAAGCAGACGAACGCAGGTTTGATTTTACTTTAAAGGTTCTAAAAAAACTTGAGAAATCTATCGTACCCATGCAACCTAACCCAACTGGTGTTCATCTACCATTCAATAAAAACTCAAAAAACGGACTATGAAAAAGACTACGATTTCATCACTGGTTGTGCTGGTTCTTTCGGCACAATGCGCCTTTTCTCAGGGCTTTGGCATCCCCTCAAAGAACGGCGGCATCGGATTTGGCAACCTTCCAAGCTTCACGGGTATCCGATTTAATTTTAAGGACAGCAACCTGGAGAAGGTAAACGGGATCAATATTACAGCCTGGGCACCCAAAGACGAAGAACTTCATACTGGTGACGTGAATGGCATCTCTGTTGGCGTCCCTTTGGCATTGGGCTCTGAAAACAGGAGCGGGATAAGCCTGGGGATATTTGGTGTTGGCGCAAGGAGAAACGTGTCAGGAATCAACATTGCAGGCATTGGCGTTGGAGCTGGCAACAAGTTATCGGGAATTAATATCGGCGGTGTAGGCTTAGGTGCCGGTGGCGACGTTACCGGGTTCAACCTTGGCCTTGTCGGTGTCGGCGCCGGCGGCGACATCAAAGGCATTAATATTGGAGGCGTTGGCATGGGAGCTTCTGGCAACGCTGTCGGCTTTAACTTCGGTGGTATCGGCGTAGGCGCTGGCGAAAGCCTGAAGGGAATTAACCTTGCCCTGGTAGGAATGGGTGCTTCTGAAAATGCCATTGGCCTTAATGTAGCAGGAATTGGTATGGGAGCCGGCCAGAAAATGACAGGAGTCAACTTGGCGCTAGTAGGAATTGGCGCCGGAGAGTCACTTACCGGTATTAACTTTGCTGGTGTAGGCATGGGCTCGAAGAAAATCAGAGGCATCAATGTAGCACTGGCCATCGGCGGTCAGCAGGTGTCAGGCATCACAGTTGCCCCGATTTTCCTGAAGGTTGAAAATGGATCCGACAGCTCATTGAATGGGATTTCCATCAGCGCCGTTAATGCCGTACAGGGTACTCAAAATGGCTTGAGTATTGGTATAATCAACACCACTCATCGCCTTCGTGGCATGCAAATAGGTCTCATCAATATTGTAAAGGACAATCCGAAAGGGCTAAGAGTGTTGCCAATTATTAACGCCCATTTTGGAGGGGGAAAAGGTGATAGAATTGATCAGGACGAATAGCACTCACGCTGAAGCTGGAGGCCTTAGTCCCTCAGTATATTGCTCATAAAGCTGCTTTTGAGCAGCAACCAAAGCAACAAGAACGCAATGGCCCATTTCAGGTACACCGTGTAAAAATCGGTCGTATCCTTGAATTGGGTCGTTTTTATTTCTGCCTTTTCAAACTCATTAATCTCCTGGAACACTCTTTCCAATGCATCGTTGTCGATCGCTCTGTAGAACTTACCTTCACCAATTCGGGCAATTTCCCGCAGCGTCGTTTCGTCGAGTGTATTCTCCACAAAGCGGGTCCTGCCGAAGAAGTCGGTACCGAAAGGCACACGGCCTTCCTTTCCAATGGCAATGGTGTAAATCTTAATATCATAGGCCCTGGCAAGCTCGGCGGCAGTGATGGGGTCAATATTGCCAGCGGTATTATCACCGTCGCTCAATAGTATAAGTACCTTCGATTTGGAATCGGACTCACGCATGCGGTTGGTGCCTACTGCCAGAGCGCTGCCAATGGCGGTTCCCCGGCTTTCAATTAAGTCGAACGTTACAGTGTTGATGTTTGCGTTAAGCAGGTCGTAATCGGTGGTGAGCGGCGACATAGAAAATGCATCACCGGAAAATACCACCAAACCGATTCTGTCCTGAAACCGGCCGGTGATAAAGTCCCGTGCTACCTGTTTGGCTGCTTCCAGCCTGTTGGGCTCAAAATCCTGAATTTGCATGGATTCTGAAATATCAATCACCAGCATGATATCGATGCCTTCCGTCCATTGCTCCACTTTTTCATTCGTCTTCTGCGGCCTGGCCAGGGCGATGATGAGCAGCAAAAACGTAAAAAACAGTACCAAACCGGGTAAGAACCTCAGCACGCTAAGTGGATCAGACCTTAGGTCGGTTTTGGTAAGGGCAATGTCCAGCTTCTGTTGCCTTTTGAACGTTAACAGCCATTTCAAAAGGAAAAGTAGGGGCACGGCAGGTAGCAGATAAAGCACAACCGGAAAGGCCCAGTCAAAATTTTCAAATGTTGAGGGCG contains:
- a CDS encoding PD-(D/E)XK nuclease family protein — its product is MSQQRTFLEEIADALISEGGEDLGKVKLIFPNRRAGLFLRRALARKIKNPVWAPEIYSLEDFLFQYTDVQIADKLTLVYEMYSAYRKVNPEAESLEKFFFWGEVLVGDFEDIDQYLVEPDHLFQSIQTQKELDDAFAYLGDEERLVIQSFWKSFMPQAKGDQLHFLKTWRLLVPIYQDYRKRLADRKLAYKGMVYRSIAEACNADTFNPAQGDSQFWFAGFNALTSAEEAVLKYFVRETNARIFWDMDDYYVRSGQQESGQFFRQYKEDTLLGKTFPEEIPANFEKPKQIDAIGVSLEIGQAKYVGERLEELAKDASWVPEETVVVMPMEHFLFPVLNSLPEEVKQVNITMGYPLKDTPLFGLLDAVLDLRKNTRTKRDGDKAFEAYSYRDVLAILRHPYVFSTVTKEASSLIYTIEKDNIISLDKADFADAGSFIKTLFYSEASPLDHLLALLNLLYDSLQENQPEQGGLEQTNLEQTNLEQTNLEQTNLEQEYIIKFHEQLMRLKTLLVGNEAPDVTLFQKLFRKVAQSVRIPFSGEPLKGLQVMGVLETRNLDFKQVFVLGMNEGYWPAEAATQSFVPYNLRKGFGLPTFDQQDAFYSYLFYRLLQRAEKVTFLHNTSNETNLKGEQSRLLYQLKYETVHGASIQYKSLSSDVAISVPQPILIRKTNEVLARLGEFLVTDDESAAHQRLSPSALNTYLDCRLRFYFRHVARLYEPEEVQAEIDPAVFGNILHHALEFLYADFIKKKGSRQIDKADFDSIRKGVPEALQKAFEMHYSLGTGKQFKAEGRNLIAQSIAKKLTMEILKNDEGYAPFEILGLELDELPLDFQLTGVRKVKLKGIIDRVDSKEGLVRVMDYKSGADNKVFYGIETLFDREHPKRNKAAMQTFYYGMLYLDKNAVAEDIKVLAGLYNSRELFNDNFQVELELKAEGSRGKGTLVQDIRPFMPEFLGGLKTLLEEIFDEETPFDQTDDLKKCKNCPYNSICHRD
- a CDS encoding DUF4382 domain-containing protein, which translates into the protein MWKRKNSVMSMWATGLLSLSVLAFTSCNKEGDENLGEGSMEIQVTDAPADNDGIEAVFVTVTNVKVDGQVVEGFEGPKTIDIMALQNGKTEVLATDRFTAKSYQNITLEIDSEMDEDGDMPGSYVEMSDGTKHKLASSAGEKSEYTFKGTSRVMADAKSTVVLDFDLRKFIRESDAGSASSFSFVSKSDLDGYLRFADEDNSGSVKGNYDGQIAADEKVIVYAYKKGSFNESQEAEEDASIQFKKAVASSEIHGALTKSFSFYFLEEGEYEFHFASYEENEAGEMELNGMIDAESETNVDLLNNVEIQAGVQLTLNVIANGI
- a CDS encoding DUF423 domain-containing protein; its protein translation is MSDSVNKNAKRTLIVASVFGALAVGIGAFGAHSLKAHLLEIGRFDTFETAVRYHFYHTFALLVVGLLQLRFNNKYLSWSANSFLAGILLFSGSLYTLCLAPSLAYLGIITPFGGLFFISGWLVTAFGVSRQ
- a CDS encoding YggS family pyridoxal phosphate-dependent enzyme; this translates as MDIDIGRNLQTFLSTIDQNKAKLIAVSKTKPVSLIMKAYEAGQREFGENKVQEMVEKHEEMPKDIHWHLIGHLQTNKVKYIAPFVHLIHSVDSEKLLRTIDKEAKKTNRVIDCLLQVHIAEEETKFGLSDDEARQLLSPEVLDGLPNVRIVGLMGMATNTESEEQVKKEFRHLKALFGELKSTVNHTRVIMAELSMGMSGDYQLAIEEGSTMVRVGSAIFGQRNYSA
- a CDS encoding GH3 family domain-containing protein; this translates as MEIIGKLLKKGIRLRESLEQDYSFPADLQKMELRKLLIQARGTEFGQAYHFNELLTSFKHKHSDHFYDEFKRNIPVHNYSSMYANWWHKLMQGKPDVCWPGKVKYFALSSGTSESASKHIPVTKDMIKSIQRTSIRQILTLSKYNVSDEVFSAGILMLGGSTQLQRNGSYFEGDLSGITAGQIPFWFQHFYKPGKRIAKTRDWNEKIEEITLKAKDWDIGIISGVPAWLQILMERIIDHYKVKTIHDIWPNLTIFVHGGVSMDPYRKSFEKLLAKPLIYMETYLASEGFFGFQYIPFSKSMRLVLNNGIFYEFIPFNETNFTAEGEMVDNPQTYKIDEVEEGKEYALLISTNSGSWRYLIGDTIKFVSKDDCEIMITGRTKHFLSLCGEHLSMDNMNKAVELVSDELNIRVKEFTVTGEKYGSLFAHRWYIGIEDETDPKLFKEKLDARLKEINDDYKVERTAALKEIFVELIPSQLFYKWMKAQGKEGGQNKFPRVLKKEKLESWKAFLVEENVELKGG
- a CDS encoding DUF6992 family protein, producing the protein MIFLFHTVIGQQPDGALEAVASWQALDSNRVKITTTGMCILGGWALGNLTVNPILQAKAEGSQKYFYQMNSIWNVVNLGLAGASLWQSMRGNAGAADWQAAYSEQHSVERIFLVNTALDVAYMSGGLYMIERSKNALKQSDRLNGFGKGVLLQGGFLFVFDLSIYLVQHSAQKDWARILQNVNLGPEGIGMIIPLR
- a CDS encoding HMG-box domain-containing protein; the encoded protein is MYTENKFNRGKHWAKKIGLIIVLVPLFVFVFGFVVMTLWNYTLPALFGISTITFWQAIAITILSKILFGGFHGGKGHKQSNNRSDYWKHRWKNMSEEEREKYKNRWKNWCDTRWDDERKDTEEQS
- a CDS encoding RNA polymerase sigma factor; this translates as MTERRSQNIAEALKQYGKRLFGFIRSRVRTLEEAEDITQEVWYQFSNLVDVESIEQVNAWLFRVARNKITDNYRKKKVDLLDDQAFEDDGDGDYMLRDLLPSEEDVPELENLKEIFRKELFAALEELPVNQQQVFIWNEIEDMTFQEMSDLTGENIKTLISRKRYAVQHLRKKLLPLYNELMN
- a CDS encoding LA_2272 family surface repeat-containing protein produces the protein MKKTTISSLVVLVLSAQCAFSQGFGIPSKNGGIGFGNLPSFTGIRFNFKDSNLEKVNGINITAWAPKDEELHTGDVNGISVGVPLALGSENRSGISLGIFGVGARRNVSGINIAGIGVGAGNKLSGINIGGVGLGAGGDVTGFNLGLVGVGAGGDIKGINIGGVGMGASGNAVGFNFGGIGVGAGESLKGINLALVGMGASENAIGLNVAGIGMGAGQKMTGVNLALVGIGAGESLTGINFAGVGMGSKKIRGINVALAIGGQQVSGITVAPIFLKVENGSDSSLNGISISAVNAVQGTQNGLSIGIINTTHRLRGMQIGLINIVKDNPKGLRVLPIINAHFGGGKGDRIDQDE
- a CDS encoding vWA domain-containing protein translates to MAEETPWFFLKWFAPSTFENFDWAFPVVLYLLPAVPLLFLLKWLLTFKRQQKLDIALTKTDLRSDPLSVLRFLPGLVLFFTFLLLIIALARPQKTNEKVEQWTEGIDIMLVIDISESMQIQDFEPNRLEAAKQVARDFITGRFQDRIGLVVFSGDAFSMSPLTTDYDLLNANINTVTFDLIESRGTAIGSALAVGTNRMRESDSKSKVLILLSDGDNTAGNIDPITAAELARAYDIKIYTIAIGKEGRVPFGTDFFGRTRFVENTLDETTLREIARIGEGKFYRAIDNDALERVFQEINEFEKAEIKTTQFKDTTDFYTVYLKWAIAFLLLWLLLKSSFMSNILRD